From a single Sediminibacterium sp. KACHI17 genomic region:
- a CDS encoding alpha/beta hydrolase, protein MNYEIKHQDKFKYIEEGEGEPLLLLHGLFGALSNFKDLIEYFKPKYKVVVPMLPLFDLDIFHTSVGGLEKHVHKFIEMRGYENIHLLGNSLGGHVALVHILKHPGRIKSLILTGSSGLFENGMGDSYPKRGDYEYIKKKTQLTLYDPNTATKELVDEVFEITNNRLKVIKIIALAKSAIRNNLGEELNQIKQPTLLIWGNNDTITPPFVGKEFNRLIPNSELHFVDKCGHAPMMEVPDEFNRILDGFLQKLSVVSQPS, encoded by the coding sequence ATGAATTACGAGATCAAACATCAGGACAAGTTCAAATACATTGAAGAAGGGGAGGGTGAGCCATTGTTGCTGCTCCACGGATTATTTGGCGCACTCAGCAATTTCAAAGACCTCATTGAATATTTCAAACCCAAATACAAAGTGGTGGTTCCCATGCTGCCACTGTTCGACTTGGATATCTTTCATACTTCGGTGGGTGGATTGGAAAAACATGTCCATAAATTCATTGAGATGAGAGGGTATGAAAATATTCATCTCTTGGGTAATTCTTTGGGTGGACATGTTGCCTTGGTACATATCCTGAAACATCCGGGAAGAATCAAATCACTCATTCTCACAGGAAGTAGTGGTTTATTTGAAAATGGAATGGGCGATAGTTACCCGAAGCGTGGTGACTATGAGTACATCAAAAAGAAAACTCAACTTACTTTATATGATCCGAATACAGCTACCAAAGAATTGGTCGATGAAGTATTTGAGATCACGAACAATAGATTGAAAGTCATCAAGATCATTGCATTGGCAAAAAGTGCCATCAGAAATAACCTGGGTGAAGAATTAAACCAGATCAAACAACCTACATTGTTGATCTGGGGTAATAACGATACCATTACACCACCATTTGTGGGTAAGGAATTCAACCGATTGATCCCGAATAGTGAATTGCATTTTGTAGACAAATGTGGTCATGCTCCGATGATGGAGGTACCGGATGAATTCAATCGTATACTCGATGGGTTCTTGCAAAAATTAAGTGTTGTTTCACAACCTTCCTAA
- a CDS encoding mechanosensitive ion channel domain-containing protein, producing the protein MEKLLQQKVLDNTIESYLYVLGTILVMLVLKRFISKYLANQLYKAITKKRNQTARQSFLDLVAGPLGLFLFLSITIIAVDKLRFPGVLDFKIYRITSRQMIESVANAIMVIVFIRLCLRIIDFVAIVLEEKANLTADQTDNQLIIFFKDFFKVILVIIGILLMMKFSFNKPVGNVLTGLSIVGAALALATRESLENLIASFIIFFDRPFAVGDLVKVNGFTGNIEKIGLRSTRIRTAEKTYISVPNKQMVDTIVDNISLRTQRKAELRMELDLAASASQLEAFTVAVKKILDKPDVLNSVVFLAETGKNANVVIIEFFTSMDQSIEAFNQLRQQVNLEIITWLETHQLQLAAANTDVTVRQG; encoded by the coding sequence ATGGAAAAATTGTTGCAACAAAAGGTACTGGACAATACCATTGAATCGTATTTGTATGTGTTAGGTACGATCTTGGTGATGCTTGTCTTAAAGCGCTTTATTTCCAAATACCTTGCGAATCAGTTATACAAAGCGATTACCAAGAAAAGAAATCAAACAGCTCGTCAGTCTTTTTTAGATCTGGTTGCTGGTCCGCTGGGTTTATTTCTCTTTTTATCAATCACCATCATAGCAGTAGATAAACTACGTTTTCCGGGCGTATTGGATTTTAAGATCTATCGTATTACATCACGTCAGATGATCGAGTCTGTTGCCAATGCAATTATGGTGATCGTTTTTATTCGTCTTTGTTTACGCATCATCGATTTTGTTGCGATCGTATTGGAAGAGAAAGCCAATCTCACCGCCGACCAAACAGATAATCAACTCATCATTTTTTTCAAAGATTTTTTTAAAGTGATATTAGTGATCATTGGGATATTACTGATGATGAAATTCTCTTTCAATAAGCCTGTAGGCAATGTATTAACCGGATTGAGTATTGTGGGTGCTGCACTGGCATTGGCTACAAGAGAGAGTTTAGAAAATCTGATCGCTTCTTTCATCATTTTCTTTGATCGACCTTTTGCAGTAGGTGATCTGGTGAAAGTAAATGGTTTTACAGGCAATATCGAAAAGATCGGGTTGAGAAGTACTCGGATCAGAACAGCAGAGAAAACCTATATCTCAGTACCCAATAAGCAGATGGTGGACACGATCGTTGATAATATCAGTTTGCGAACACAACGCAAGGCAGAGCTTAGGATGGAATTGGATCTGGCGGCATCTGCATCACAGCTGGAAGCGTTCACTGTTGCAGTAAAGAAAATATTGGATAAACCAGATGTGCTCAACTCTGTGGTCTTTCTTGCAGAAACCGGTAAGAATGCAAATGTGGTGATCATTGAATTTTTCACTTCTATGGATCAATCCATTGAAGCATTCAATCAATTAAGACAGCAAGTGAATCTCGAGATCATCACTTGGCTGGAAACACATCAATTACAATTGGCTGCTGCGAATACGGATGTCACAGTAAGACAGGGTTAA
- a CDS encoding CvpA family protein: MNYLMLIDIIFLLCMILACIKGYRNGLIVAVFSFVAIVVGLAAAMKLSAYVAEKLGQQTSISQSWLPFLSFAIVMVAVVILVRLGATALQKMVEMAFLGWLNKIAGMLLYAVIYTLVLSVVLFYVEQLHLFDKTTVEASQTYGFIQPWGPKVIDGIGKVIPLFRDMFASLSDFFETVAKPAATASGQVTQ, from the coding sequence TTGAATTATCTCATGCTCATCGACATCATTTTCCTGCTATGTATGATCCTTGCTTGTATCAAAGGATACCGCAACGGATTGATTGTGGCAGTATTTTCTTTTGTGGCCATTGTGGTAGGTTTAGCCGCAGCCATGAAATTATCTGCTTATGTAGCGGAGAAGTTGGGACAACAGACAAGTATTTCTCAGTCTTGGTTGCCCTTTCTTTCTTTCGCAATTGTGATGGTCGCTGTGGTGATATTGGTGAGATTAGGTGCTACTGCACTTCAGAAAATGGTGGAAATGGCTTTTTTGGGATGGTTGAATAAAATAGCGGGTATGCTCTTGTATGCAGTGATCTACACGTTGGTGTTAAGTGTAGTCTTGTTTTATGTAGAACAATTACACTTGTTTGATAAAACCACTGTTGAAGCCTCACAAACCTATGGGTTTATACAACCTTGGGGACCTAAAGTGATCGACGGGATCGGGAAAGTAATACCCTTATTTCGGGATATGTTTGCTTCTCTTTCAGATTTCTTTGAGACGGTTGCGAAACCTGCAGCCACCGCTTCCGGTCAGGTTACACAGTAA
- a CDS encoding UDP-2,3-diacylglucosamine diphosphatase, translated as MPSITPQQKIYFLSDFHLGAPDHEQSLVREKKVVAFLDSIKDSAAMIFIVGDIFDFWYEYKQVVPKGYVRLLGKLAELTDRGIQIHCFVGNHDMWMRGYFEKELNIPVYHHPKVFEWNGKRFYIGHGDGLGPGDHGYKFLKKIFRNPLCQWLFGILHPSWGIGLANYFSRKSREKTGMSDQHFLGEENEWLIVYCKEMLEKEHFDFLIFGHRHYPIDFKLNDNSRYINLGDWIRNFTYASFDGTDMQLHQWQS; from the coding sequence ATGCCATCCATCACACCCCAGCAAAAAATATATTTCCTTTCAGATTTTCATCTCGGCGCGCCTGATCATGAACAGAGTCTTGTTCGTGAAAAGAAAGTAGTGGCATTTTTGGACAGCATCAAAGACAGTGCTGCTATGATCTTTATTGTGGGAGATATCTTTGATTTTTGGTATGAATACAAACAAGTAGTACCCAAAGGATATGTACGCTTACTTGGCAAACTCGCAGAACTCACCGATCGGGGTATTCAGATTCATTGTTTTGTAGGGAATCATGATATGTGGATGCGTGGTTATTTTGAAAAAGAATTGAATATTCCTGTGTATCATCACCCCAAAGTATTTGAGTGGAATGGAAAACGATTTTATATCGGTCATGGTGATGGTTTAGGTCCGGGAGATCATGGTTATAAGTTTTTGAAAAAAATATTCCGCAACCCACTGTGTCAATGGTTATTTGGAATATTACATCCCAGTTGGGGAATTGGATTGGCCAATTATTTCAGTAGAAAGAGCCGTGAGAAAACCGGTATGTCTGATCAGCATTTTCTGGGAGAAGAAAATGAGTGGCTTATTGTTTATTGTAAAGAAATGTTAGAAAAAGAACATTTTGATTTCCTGATATTCGGACATCGTCATTATCCTATCGACTTCAAACTCAATGATAACAGTCGTTACATTAATTTAGGCGACTGGATCCGCAACTTTACTTACGCAAGCTTTGATGGTACTGATATGCAGTTGCATCAATGGCAGTCTTAA
- a CDS encoding POTRA domain-containing protein, translated as MRKRLFIAFIVVFVSSGALLAQEDSTTKESLSLAERVAMRSIYQIVGDIKLNGNKKTRDFIILREMAFKKGEHIADKELDKLLELSRQQIMNTLLFVDVNVYVAAKKGNVLIINVDLKERWYFFPTPYFRLVDRNFNQWWVDQKRSLDRVNYGIKFIQNNTTGRNDNLNIWFINGYTQQFTVRYDIPFIDKKLTKGFNIGFIRATQKELNYGTADNKQLFKRQESIARKFTRVDLTYSYRPDVRNRHYFKVSYNDENLSDSILLLNPNYFPGRTTRFRYIDFNYQYKYYNVDYIPYPSKGFHLEANLYKRGLTKESNLWQTSVRAIYARPLSKNSFLHFEGIGIVKLPRNDVFFNQRLLGYGLNQMRGLEYNVVDGIAGGILKTTLHKQIFGFILRNPFPSKTHDKIPIRFFLKAYGDLGYGHHINPVASNTLNNTLLRTWGLGLDMVSIYDFLFKIEYSFNQLGRNGLYLQTRREF; from the coding sequence ATGCGCAAGAGGTTATTCATTGCTTTTATAGTTGTTTTTGTATCCTCAGGCGCTTTGCTTGCGCAGGAAGATTCCACCACCAAAGAATCATTGAGTTTGGCTGAAAGGGTTGCTATGCGCAGTATCTATCAGATCGTTGGTGACATCAAACTCAATGGAAATAAAAAGACCCGCGACTTTATTATCCTTCGTGAAATGGCCTTTAAAAAAGGAGAACATATCGCAGACAAGGAACTAGATAAACTACTGGAGCTATCACGACAACAGATCATGAATACATTGTTATTTGTAGATGTGAATGTGTATGTAGCCGCAAAAAAGGGAAATGTATTGATCATCAATGTTGATCTCAAGGAACGTTGGTATTTTTTCCCGACACCTTATTTCAGATTGGTCGATAGAAATTTTAATCAGTGGTGGGTAGATCAAAAAAGAAGCTTAGATCGGGTGAACTATGGGATCAAATTCATACAAAACAATACTACCGGAAGAAATGATAACCTCAATATCTGGTTTATCAATGGATATACTCAACAGTTTACAGTCAGATATGATATTCCTTTTATCGATAAAAAACTCACGAAAGGATTTAATATCGGCTTCATACGGGCTACTCAAAAAGAATTGAATTATGGAACAGCAGACAATAAGCAATTATTTAAGAGACAAGAATCTATAGCGAGAAAGTTTACCAGAGTGGATCTGACCTATTCTTATCGTCCGGATGTTCGTAATCGTCATTACTTTAAGGTGTCTTATAATGATGAGAATTTATCAGACAGTATTCTTCTACTCAATCCGAATTATTTTCCTGGTCGCACCACAAGATTCAGATACATTGATTTCAATTATCAGTATAAATATTACAATGTAGATTATATCCCCTATCCATCAAAAGGTTTTCATCTCGAAGCAAACCTGTATAAACGTGGGCTAACAAAAGAATCCAATCTCTGGCAAACCAGTGTGCGTGCTATTTATGCACGTCCATTATCAAAAAATTCCTTTTTGCATTTTGAGGGAATCGGCATCGTAAAGCTTCCCAGAAATGATGTGTTTTTTAATCAGCGATTATTGGGGTATGGACTGAATCAAATGCGTGGATTGGAATACAATGTAGTGGACGGAATTGCGGGTGGCATCCTGAAAACCACTTTACACAAACAGATATTCGGCTTTATTCTGCGTAATCCCTTCCCTAGTAAAACACATGATAAAATCCCTATTCGCTTTTTTCTGAAAGCTTATGGAGATCTGGGTTATGGGCATCATATCAATCCGGTAGCATCTAATACCCTGAACAATACATTGTTACGGACATGGGGCTTAGGCTTGGATATGGTATCGATCTATGATTTTCTATTTAAAATTGAGTACAGCTTCAATCAACTGGGGCGCAATGGCTTATATTTACAGACAAGAAGAGAGTTCTGA
- a CDS encoding GatB/YqeY domain-containing protein, protein MSLEEKVMAGMKEAMKSKDEALLRGLRAIKAEIIKAKTEPGANGQVTAEGELKLLQKLVKQRKDSLEIFQQQNREDLAKKEQEEIAVIEQFLPKQLDAAELKKIIADIIAATGAAGPQDMGKVMGVASKQLAGQADGKTISAVVKELLASN, encoded by the coding sequence ATGAGTTTAGAAGAAAAAGTAATGGCAGGTATGAAAGAAGCGATGAAGTCAAAGGATGAAGCGCTTCTGCGTGGCTTACGTGCCATCAAAGCTGAGATCATCAAAGCTAAAACAGAACCGGGAGCGAATGGACAAGTTACTGCTGAAGGTGAATTGAAACTGTTGCAGAAACTGGTGAAACAAAGAAAAGATTCACTCGAAATATTTCAGCAACAAAATCGTGAAGACCTCGCTAAAAAAGAACAGGAAGAGATCGCAGTAATTGAGCAGTTTCTTCCAAAGCAATTGGATGCTGCTGAATTGAAAAAGATCATTGCTGATATCATTGCCGCTACCGGTGCCGCAGGTCCTCAAGACATGGGCAAGGTAATGGGTGTTGCCTCCAAGCAACTTGCCGGACAAGCAGATGGGAAAACGATCTCTGCTGTGGTGAAGGAATTGCTGGCATCTAATTAA
- the gldC gene encoding gliding motility protein GldC, with product MHTSTINIDVHLDEQKVPQAINWKASDSTADMAQPARAMMVAFWDAADKSALRIDLWTKEMMVDEMADFYYQTLMGMADTYMRATQQKEMMEDMKAFAKEFYKKFRDSQLKENQ from the coding sequence ATGCATACTTCAACAATAAATATTGATGTTCATTTGGATGAACAAAAAGTACCACAGGCCATTAATTGGAAAGCAAGTGACAGTACCGCGGATATGGCACAACCAGCCAGGGCCATGATGGTGGCTTTTTGGGATGCAGCTGATAAATCTGCTCTTCGTATTGATCTTTGGACCAAAGAAATGATGGTGGATGAAATGGCTGATTTTTATTATCAAACCCTGATGGGTATGGCAGACACTTACATGCGTGCAACACAGCAAAAGGAAATGATGGAAGACATGAAAGCGTTTGCAAAAGAATTTTATAAGAAATTCCGCGATTCTCAATTAAAAGAAAACCAATAA
- a CDS encoding LUD domain-containing protein encodes MSQSARDTILKKIKQALTQPVPVPFPQQTDQSSVFHTPTEELDLLFAENFTKLQGRFSYCENEKELASQLNMLFIKREWKELYCREDELRQVLTDAGFHAMTSPDVESCDASITGCEYLVARTGSMVLSSGQQSGRTVSVYAPIHICIAYTDQLVYDIDEALLSLQKEYGEQLPSMITLATGPSRTADIEKTLVVGVHGPKEVFCFLVQRSN; translated from the coding sequence ATGTCACAATCAGCAAGAGATACCATTTTAAAAAAAATAAAACAGGCACTGACTCAACCGGTGCCTGTTCCCTTTCCTCAACAGACAGACCAGTCATCAGTGTTTCATACACCAACGGAGGAATTAGATCTCTTATTTGCAGAAAATTTCACCAAACTACAAGGTCGCTTTTCTTATTGTGAAAATGAAAAAGAACTGGCCTCACAGCTCAATATGCTTTTTATTAAGCGAGAGTGGAAGGAGTTGTATTGCAGAGAAGATGAACTTAGGCAAGTGTTGACAGATGCCGGCTTCCATGCCATGACATCGCCTGATGTAGAGAGTTGTGATGCTTCTATTACTGGTTGTGAATACCTAGTAGCAAGAACCGGAAGTATGGTATTATCCAGTGGACAGCAAAGCGGCAGAACAGTAAGTGTTTATGCGCCTATCCATATTTGTATTGCATATACAGACCAGCTGGTGTATGATATAGACGAAGCGCTATTGTCATTGCAAAAAGAATATGGAGAGCAATTGCCATCTATGATCACACTGGCAACCGGACCGAGCAGAACGGCAGATATCGAAAAGACCTTGGTTGTAGGAGTGCATGGTCCGAAAGAAGTATTTTGTTTTTTAGTACAAAGAAGTAACTAA
- a CDS encoding CBS domain-containing protein, with protein MTRILVDERIGSIMLATQLINTGFPAVNLFDKVSFALQLMEDYDLLHLPVLSEEKFAGIIEKDELLDADEDALLASLEQSLKKISIKGEEHFLVALKLIAEHELTILPVVNEQSELAGTISSRSMLVHLSRFLSTEEKGGVIVLETDKRHFSFGEISRLVETNDAYITQLNTYPENDSGQIIVTIKINKVEVSDIVATFQRYDYSVRYYFGEEQYANELKENYNHLLAYLNM; from the coding sequence TTGACGCGTATATTAGTTGACGAAAGAATTGGATCTATCATGCTCGCAACGCAGCTCATCAATACCGGTTTTCCTGCAGTCAATTTGTTTGACAAAGTTTCTTTTGCGCTCCAATTAATGGAAGATTATGATCTGTTGCATTTGCCAGTACTGAGTGAAGAAAAGTTTGCAGGGATCATTGAAAAAGATGAATTACTGGATGCTGATGAAGATGCATTACTGGCTTCACTGGAGCAATCGCTAAAAAAAATATCTATAAAAGGAGAAGAGCATTTCCTTGTTGCGCTTAAACTGATCGCAGAACATGAACTCACCATACTGCCCGTTGTGAATGAGCAATCGGAGTTGGCAGGAACCATTTCTTCCCGATCGATGCTTGTACATCTTTCCCGCTTTTTAAGCACAGAAGAAAAAGGAGGTGTGATCGTATTGGAAACAGATAAAAGACATTTTTCTTTTGGAGAGATCAGTCGATTGGTAGAAACCAACGATGCATATATCACACAGCTGAACACATATCCGGAAAATGATTCAGGTCAGATCATTGTAACGATCAAGATCAATAAAGTGGAAGTATCGGATATCGTAGCTACTTTCCAGCGTTATGACTATTCAGTTCGCTACTATTTTGGCGAAGAGCAGTATGCCAATGAGCTGAAAGAGAACTATAATCACCTGCTCGCCTACTTAAACATGTAG
- a CDS encoding 3-hydroxyacyl-CoA dehydrogenase NAD-binding domain-containing protein, producing MKSIQTICICGAGTMGSGIAQVSAQSGYRTIQFDLSAEMIEKSRKGIELSLSKLAEKGKISVEEKQAILDRILFTTRAEDCVADMIIEAIIEKKEAKVGLFTQLAALNSADTILATNTSSIPVSEIAAAVPYPERVVGMHFFNPAPLMKLVEVIQGDVTSPEVMQQTIDTSKQMKKVPVVCKDAPGFIVNRVARHYYLEAMQLVEKEQADFAMIDTVMEASGFKMGPFKLMDLIGMDINFGVSNIVWKALGKPKRLTPSPVQAAKVAAGELGRKTGKGFYHY from the coding sequence ATGAAATCGATTCAAACCATCTGTATCTGTGGTGCCGGAACCATGGGAAGCGGTATTGCACAGGTGAGTGCCCAGTCTGGCTACCGTACCATTCAGTTTGATCTGAGTGCGGAGATGATCGAAAAAAGCAGAAAAGGCATTGAGTTGAGTCTTAGTAAGCTGGCAGAAAAAGGGAAGATCAGTGTGGAAGAAAAACAAGCAATACTCGATCGTATCCTGTTTACTACCCGAGCAGAAGATTGTGTTGCAGATATGATCATTGAAGCCATCATTGAAAAGAAAGAAGCCAAAGTAGGTTTGTTCACGCAATTGGCTGCTTTGAATAGTGCTGATACCATTTTAGCTACCAATACCTCTTCGATCCCTGTGAGTGAGATCGCTGCTGCAGTTCCTTATCCTGAAAGAGTGGTCGGGATGCATTTCTTTAATCCTGCGCCCTTGATGAAATTGGTCGAAGTAATTCAGGGGGATGTTACGTCTCCCGAAGTGATGCAACAAACGATCGATACCAGTAAGCAAATGAAAAAAGTGCCAGTGGTATGTAAAGATGCACCGGGTTTTATTGTAAATCGTGTGGCCCGACATTATTATCTGGAAGCCATGCAACTGGTTGAGAAAGAGCAAGCAGATTTTGCTATGATCGATACAGTGATGGAAGCCAGTGGCTTTAAAATGGGTCCGTTCAAACTGATGGATCTGATCGGTATGGACATCAATTTTGGTGTGAGCAATATTGTATGGAAAGCATTGGGTAAACCCAAACGCTTAACGCCATCTCCTGTACAAGCCGCTAAAGTAGCTGCGGGTGAATTGGGAAGGAAAACGGGGAAAGGGTTTTATCATTACTGA
- a CDS encoding MerR family transcriptional regulator: MAYFYAMQKMQQLDLFGMPVEPVSTPTKKTTAPKAKPVQEQQPEPVPVVVAEPEPIVIPAPVAEVIEVPAIEAETPVAATPTLPTTDPVVFADERIVVKIKPKNTIPEAKAVETPAPVKVAAEPVTKQPGKRGRKSFREIDTEIDLVDIPDEETLKQKLYYPISEVAKWFKVNTSLLRYWENEFDILQPRKTRKGDRLFRYEDIRNLQLIYFLLRQRKFSIEGARTYLKQNKHQADVQAQLVQSLTKFKSFLLELRAGLGS, encoded by the coding sequence ATGGCTTACTTTTATGCCATGCAAAAAATGCAGCAACTCGATCTGTTTGGAATGCCTGTTGAACCGGTGAGTACACCTACAAAAAAAACAACAGCGCCAAAAGCAAAGCCTGTTCAGGAACAGCAACCTGAACCTGTACCCGTTGTTGTAGCAGAACCTGAACCTATTGTTATTCCTGCACCTGTTGCAGAAGTGATAGAAGTACCAGCTATTGAAGCCGAAACTCCTGTTGCTGCAACTCCTACTTTACCTACCACAGACCCTGTTGTTTTTGCCGACGAACGTATTGTGGTAAAGATCAAACCCAAGAACACGATCCCAGAAGCGAAAGCGGTTGAAACACCTGCTCCCGTAAAAGTAGCTGCAGAGCCTGTAACCAAACAACCCGGCAAACGCGGTAGAAAATCGTTTCGTGAAATAGATACTGAGATCGATCTTGTTGATATTCCGGATGAAGAAACACTGAAACAAAAACTGTATTACCCCATCAGTGAAGTAGCCAAATGGTTCAAAGTGAATACTTCTTTATTGCGTTATTGGGAGAATGAATTTGATATTCTCCAGCCCCGCAAAACGCGCAAAGGAGATCGCTTATTCAGATATGAAGACATTCGCAACTTGCAGCTGATTTATTTTTTATTACGCCAGCGCAAGTTCTCCATTGAAGGTGCAAGAACCTATCTCAAACAAAATAAACACCAGGCAGATGTACAAGCACAGCTCGTACAATCGCTGACCAAGTTCAAATCGTTCTTATTAGAACTAAGAGCAGGTTTGGGAAGTTAA
- a CDS encoding gamma-glutamylcyclotransferase family protein, which translates to MSITVLPLFVYGSLRSGFQHPAYAYISKYFELAGTAKVKGQLYDMGDYPAAVPTDEENWIIGELYTIKQDAEFPWAIGQLDDYEGINGEADEPVLYAREKATVYLNDAAVEAWIYWYKGDVNGRPRIECGDLLVYIQQKNKQ; encoded by the coding sequence ATGTCCATTACCGTTTTGCCTTTATTTGTATATGGTTCACTGAGGAGTGGTTTTCAGCACCCAGCATATGCGTATATCAGCAAATATTTTGAATTGGCAGGTACTGCGAAAGTCAAAGGTCAGTTATATGATATGGGCGATTATCCGGCGGCGGTTCCCACCGATGAGGAAAACTGGATCATCGGAGAATTATACACCATCAAACAAGATGCTGAATTTCCCTGGGCGATTGGTCAGCTAGATGATTATGAAGGTATCAATGGTGAAGCAGATGAGCCGGTATTGTATGCAAGAGAAAAAGCAACCGTATATCTGAATGATGCAGCCGTTGAGGCATGGATTTATTGGTATAAAGGTGATGTGAACGGCAGACCCCGTATTGAATGTGGCGATTTGCTGGTCTATATTCAGCAGAAAAATAAACAGTAA
- a CDS encoding glycosyltransferase family 1 protein, which yields MRIAINAIFLQNNPMEGYGHYTAEVLRRMVASHPEDEFLLLYDRPWTHSFITAPNIHAVLVPPAARHPLSFKYWYDVKATRIVKKWKADVWFQPYGFCSLTSTIPQVLMIHDLAFLHHPEYISWYQRAYYRWFTPAFVRKAKQIITVSEFSKADILKHYHTPETKIQVIGGAVRNGFQPMEWEEKQTIKDGYADGREYFLFVGGIHPRKNLLNLLKAFSHFKKWQHSNMKLLVAGRKAWQYDDLLEKIKTYKYREDVVLLDYLSEEQLQRVTAAAYALIYPSWFEGFGLPILEAMQCGVPVVCSNTSSMPEVAGDAALLVDPSDPDAIAKEMLSLYRNEGIRNAFIAKGLERATQFSWDKTAAAVHESLCKAAQKG from the coding sequence ATGCGCATCGCTATCAATGCTATATTTCTGCAGAACAATCCAATGGAAGGGTACGGGCATTATACCGCGGAGGTCCTGCGTCGCATGGTGGCCTCTCATCCGGAAGATGAATTTTTATTATTGTATGATCGGCCATGGACCCATTCTTTTATCACTGCGCCTAATATTCATGCTGTATTAGTACCGCCGGCAGCGCGTCATCCCCTGAGTTTTAAATATTGGTATGATGTGAAAGCTACACGGATAGTAAAAAAATGGAAAGCTGATGTATGGTTTCAACCATATGGCTTCTGTAGTTTGACAAGCACTATTCCGCAAGTATTGATGATCCATGATCTGGCTTTTTTGCATCACCCCGAATATATCAGTTGGTATCAGCGTGCTTATTATCGTTGGTTTACACCTGCATTTGTACGAAAAGCAAAACAGATCATTACGGTATCTGAGTTTTCAAAAGCAGATATCTTGAAGCATTATCACACTCCTGAAACAAAGATTCAGGTGATCGGTGGTGCGGTGCGAAATGGATTTCAACCCATGGAATGGGAAGAAAAACAAACGATAAAAGATGGGTATGCTGATGGCAGAGAATATTTTTTATTTGTTGGCGGCATTCATCCGCGGAAAAATTTATTGAATCTTCTAAAGGCATTTTCTCATTTCAAGAAATGGCAGCATAGTAATATGAAACTGCTGGTGGCAGGAAGAAAAGCCTGGCAATACGATGATCTGCTAGAAAAAATCAAAACCTACAAATACAGAGAGGATGTGGTGTTACTCGATTATTTATCTGAGGAACAACTGCAAAGAGTAACGGCAGCCGCATATGCCTTGATCTATCCATCTTGGTTTGAAGGGTTTGGCTTACCGATCCTGGAGGCCATGCAATGTGGTGTTCCGGTGGTTTGTTCGAATACCAGTAGTATGCCGGAAGTAGCGGGAGATGCAGCGCTACTCGTTGATCCCTCTGATCCGGATGCTATTGCGAAAGAAATGCTGAGTTTGTACCGCAATGAAGGAATTCGTAATGCCTTTATTGCCAAAGGACTAGAAAGGGCAACTCAGTTCAGTTGGGATAAGACCGCTGCCGCTGTACATGAATCATTATGTAAAGCAGCACAGAAGGGCTAA